Proteins from a genomic interval of Veillonellaceae bacterium:
- the spoIIIAD gene encoding stage III sporulation protein AD — MDIIQIVGLGFVVTLLIMIVKRERPEIAVQLSLALVSIIFLLVLSKIGVVLNLFRDLAEKANISYTYLNTILKIIGIAYITEFGAQVCRDAGEGAIAGKIEFAGKVFIMILAIPIIALVLDTIVRLIP, encoded by the coding sequence GTGGATATAATTCAAATAGTTGGCCTAGGATTCGTAGTAACACTATTAATCATGATTGTCAAGCGCGAACGACCAGAAATAGCTGTGCAATTAAGCTTAGCTTTAGTAAGTATTATATTTTTGCTTGTGTTAAGTAAAATTGGTGTCGTTTTAAATTTATTTCGAGATTTGGCTGAAAAAGCTAACATAAGTTATACATATTTGAATACTATTTTGAAAATTATCGGTATTGCCTATATAACAGAGTTTGGTGCGCAGGTTTGTCGTGATGCTGGTGAAGGGGCAATTGCGGGTAAGATAGAGTTTGCCGGCAAGGTATTTATCATGATTTTGGCAATTCCGATAATTGCCTTAGTACTTGATACCATCGTTAGATTGATTCCATGA
- the spoIIIAC gene encoding stage III sporulation protein AC, translating to MGLDLLFKIAGVGILVSVFHTALKQAGKEDMAHLCTLAGFTIVLFWVVQLLGRLFNTVQDVFKLF from the coding sequence ATGGGTTTAGATTTGCTATTTAAGATTGCTGGAGTAGGGATATTAGTTTCAGTTTTCCATACGGCGCTTAAGCAGGCTGGTAAAGAAGACATGGCCCACTTGTGTACGTTGGCAGGCTTTACTATAGTGTTATTTTGGGTTGTGCAGCTATTAGGACGCTTGTTCAACACGGTACAGGATGTCTTTAAGTTGTTCTGA
- a CDS encoding stage III sporulation protein AB codes for MWLKIIGAVFVIIAGTSLGFMLANRCSERPRQIRQIISCIGSLKTYIGYISLPLSEALRNCTNGTYGAVNNLFQNMALILSENGWMTPQEALNQAINETNMLALERPELEILAALGANLGSTSREEQKTYLDMVQEQLAKIEQDAIRLRDHNSKMYRYLGICGGLAIVIVLI; via the coding sequence ATGTGGCTGAAAATTATCGGAGCAGTATTTGTAATAATAGCAGGTACTAGTCTTGGATTTATGTTAGCAAATCGCTGTAGTGAACGGCCAAGGCAAATTCGGCAGATTATCAGCTGTATCGGGTCGCTCAAAACGTATATTGGATATATTTCTTTACCGCTTTCTGAAGCCTTACGTAATTGTACCAATGGTACTTATGGCGCAGTTAACAATCTGTTTCAGAACATGGCATTGATACTTAGTGAGAATGGCTGGATGACGCCGCAAGAGGCTCTAAACCAGGCTATAAATGAAACAAATATGTTGGCCCTAGAACGACCAGAGCTTGAAATTCTTGCTGCTCTTGGCGCTAATTTAGGTTCAACTAGCCGAGAGGAACAGAAGACTTATCTTGATATGGTTCAAGAACAACTAGCCAAAATTGAGCAAGATGCTATTAGGTTACGTGATCACAATTCGAAGATGTATAGATATCTTGGTATTTGCGGGGGGTTAGCGATAGTTATTGTGCTAATTTGA
- the spoIIIAA gene encoding stage III sporulation protein AA — MSITEIINDQIFPILPPNIGTLLKRIPESHLAAVTEIRLRINKPLMLIVGSEDYMISSTGSLVGETRNAYFCTNDDISRTFQLISKNSIYALEQELKMGFLTARGGHRIGLTGQAIIVDGQLKAIKNINSLNIRLAREVKGCSCLVLPHIVKNGKRVLSTLIISPPRCGKTTILRDIIRNLSTRSSAFVGVQVGVVDERSEIAASLNGISTVDLGDRVDVLDGCPKSEGMLILIRSMSPQVIATDELGREEDAYAVREALNAGISVIATIHGRSVAEVMERPYVGQLIKAKYFERYIILSDTPTIGTIQEIVDARTGNILYQHKTGVKACG, encoded by the coding sequence ATGAGCATCACTGAAATTATAAATGATCAGATATTTCCAATATTACCGCCCAATATAGGTACATTACTTAAGCGTATTCCGGAAAGCCATCTGGCAGCTGTAACAGAAATAAGACTGCGTATTAATAAACCGCTTATGCTGATCGTTGGTTCAGAAGATTATATGATAAGTTCCACCGGGAGTCTTGTTGGCGAAACTCGGAATGCTTACTTTTGCACAAATGATGATATTAGTCGCACATTTCAGCTAATAAGTAAAAATTCAATTTATGCATTGGAACAGGAATTAAAGATGGGATTTTTAACGGCGAGAGGCGGACACCGGATTGGCCTAACTGGACAGGCCATTATTGTCGATGGGCAGCTGAAAGCAATTAAAAACATCAACTCGTTAAATATTCGACTGGCTCGTGAAGTTAAGGGGTGCTCTTGTCTTGTCTTACCGCACATTGTAAAAAATGGTAAGCGGGTTTTGAGTACCCTGATAATATCTCCCCCGCGCTGCGGAAAAACCACAATCTTGAGGGATATAATTCGAAATTTGAGCACTAGAAGCAGCGCCTTTGTTGGCGTTCAGGTCGGTGTTGTAGATGAACGGTCAGAAATTGCAGCTAGTTTAAATGGTATTTCAACAGTCGACTTAGGCGATAGAGTTGACGTCCTTGATGGCTGTCCAAAATCAGAGGGGATGCTAATCCTAATCAGATCGATGTCACCGCAGGTGATCGCTACCGATGAACTTGGTCGGGAAGAAGACGCCTACGCCGTTCGTGAAGCTTTAAATGCAGGTATCAGCGTTATTGCTACAATACACGGGCGAAGTGTTGCTGAAGTTATGGAACGCCCTTATGTTGGCCAGCTGATTAAAGCAAAGTATTTTGAACGTTACATTATTTTAAGTGATACCCCGACTATTGGAACTATTCAAGAAATTGTGGATGCTAGGACTGGAAACATATTATATCAGCATAAGACGGGGGTCAAAGCATGTGGCTGA
- a CDS encoding AraC family transcriptional regulator, which produces MANIKEKVAYLQGLTKGLNVSDASSEGKLILNIVDVLDDMAEEIQNVNLVHEDLEDYVESIDEDLTELEEEVYEDMYDVDEDYVEVECPFCHESVAFESELLDDEDAVEVTCPHCGEVVYDNVIDLDDVDIDMNSHALRNSIHPGI; this is translated from the coding sequence ATGGCAAATATTAAGGAAAAGGTTGCATATTTACAAGGTTTAACAAAAGGACTTAATGTGAGTGACGCCTCATCAGAAGGCAAGTTGATTTTGAATATTGTTGATGTACTAGATGATATGGCAGAAGAAATTCAAAACGTGAATTTGGTACATGAAGATCTAGAAGATTATGTTGAAAGTATTGATGAAGATTTAACAGAGCTGGAAGAAGAAGTTTATGAAGATATGTATGATGTTGATGAAGATTACGTTGAAGTAGAATGCCCGTTTTGTCATGAAAGTGTAGCCTTCGAATCTGAGTTGCTTGATGACGAGGATGCTGTTGAAGTTACCTGTCCACATTGCGGTGAAGTAGTTTATGACAATGTGATTGATCTAGATGATGTCGATATCGATATGAATTCACATGCGCTTAGAAATAGTATTCACCCTGGAATATAA
- the efp gene encoding elongation factor P produces the protein MISSNDFRTGVTIEIDNDVWQVVDFQHVKPGKGAAFVRAKLKNMRTGSVVERTFNPSEKIPKAHVDNRQMQYLYESGGMYVFMDNETYEQIELDGDTLANAINFLKENMTISIMMFQGNIIGVDLPNAVELEVIETDPGIRGDTATGGTKPAKLETGYVVKVPLFINVGDVLRVDTRSGQYIERA, from the coding sequence ATGATTTCAAGTAATGATTTTCGTACAGGTGTGACTATTGAAATTGACAATGATGTATGGCAAGTAGTTGATTTTCAACATGTTAAGCCAGGTAAAGGTGCTGCTTTCGTGCGGGCTAAATTAAAGAATATGAGAACAGGCTCTGTTGTGGAGCGTACGTTTAACCCCAGTGAGAAGATACCTAAGGCACATGTTGATAATCGCCAAATGCAATATCTTTACGAGAGTGGCGGCATGTACGTTTTTATGGACAATGAGACATATGAGCAAATTGAGCTAGATGGCGATACACTTGCTAATGCCATTAACTTCCTTAAAGAAAATATGACTATCTCAATTATGATGTTCCAAGGAAATATTATCGGAGTTGACCTGCCTAACGCAGTCGAACTGGAAGTAATTGAAACAGACCCCGGTATTCGAGGCGATACCGCTACTGGTGGCACGAAACCGGCTAAACTTGAGACAGGCTATGTAGTGAAAGTTCCATTATTCATTAATGTTGGTGATGTTCTACGGGTTGATACCCGCAGCGGTCAATATATTGAACGTGCATAA
- a CDS encoding aminopeptidase P family protein, translating into MTKDRLKRLRAFMVDYGLAAVIVNNPENRRYFSGFTGTAGMLLITRKKGFLITDFRYIEQARNQADCFEIVKHGNSIYETLAELAKDHQLEKIGFESDFTTYSTFQNFTKVIQENTLVPVMLDDLRAVKDDNEIKLIREAVKIADDAFSYILSILKPGIRERDIALELEYKMRQLGAEKAAFDIIVASGIRGALPHGVASEKIIEPGDFVTMDFGAVYKGYHSDITRTVCVGKANSRQREIYDIVLKAQLAGLQAIRSGNSCKDADFAARTIIQNHKYGEYFGHGLGHGVGLVIHEEPRLSPSNVEGSLEEFMVVTVEPGIYIPEWGGVRIEDTVIVTAHNVEVLTKSSKQLIELDF; encoded by the coding sequence GTGACAAAAGATAGGCTAAAAAGGTTACGCGCTTTTATGGTTGATTATGGTTTAGCAGCAGTAATTGTTAATAATCCGGAAAATCGCCGTTACTTTAGCGGGTTTACTGGTACAGCCGGAATGTTACTGATTACAAGAAAAAAAGGTTTTTTAATAACTGACTTCCGTTATATTGAACAAGCTAGGAATCAAGCTGATTGTTTTGAGATTGTAAAACACGGCAATAGCATCTATGAGACACTGGCAGAATTGGCTAAAGATCATCAATTAGAAAAAATCGGTTTTGAAAGTGATTTTACTACTTACTCGACCTTCCAAAACTTTACTAAAGTGATTCAAGAAAATACTTTAGTACCGGTTATGTTGGATGATTTGAGGGCTGTTAAAGATGACAATGAGATTAAGTTAATTCGGGAAGCTGTTAAAATTGCTGATGATGCATTTTCATATATTTTATCAATCTTGAAACCAGGCATTCGCGAGCGGGATATTGCTCTTGAGTTGGAATATAAGATGCGTCAGTTAGGTGCGGAAAAAGCTGCATTTGATATAATAGTTGCCTCAGGTATTCGCGGGGCGCTGCCTCATGGCGTTGCATCCGAAAAAATAATTGAGCCTGGCGACTTTGTAACAATGGACTTTGGCGCTGTATATAAAGGTTATCATTCAGATATTACAAGAACCGTATGTGTGGGTAAGGCAAATTCTAGGCAACGGGAAATCTATGATATAGTCCTTAAAGCGCAATTGGCGGGCTTACAGGCAATTAGATCAGGCAATTCTTGTAAGGATGCCGATTTTGCTGCCAGAACTATAATCCAAAATCATAAATATGGCGAATATTTCGGCCATGGGTTAGGCCATGGCGTTGGTCTTGTTATACATGAAGAACCTAGACTATCACCATCTAATGTTGAAGGTTCTCTCGAAGAATTTATGGTTGTCACTGTTGAACCCGGTATTTATATTCCCGAGTGGGGCGGTGTCAGAATTGAAGATACGGTAATTGTTACTGCACACAATGTTGAAGTTTTGACAAAAAGCAGTAAACAGCTTATAGAACTAGATTTTTAA
- the aroQ gene encoding type II 3-dehydroquinate dehydratase, which produces MTKKLRILVLHGPNLNLLGKREPSIYGTLTLDEINEKITQRANNLGIDVDCIQTNHEGIMVDAIQQAADCYNCLIINAAAFTHYSIAIRDAIAAVNLPTIEIHLSNIYKREEFRHHSVISALVNGTIAGFGVHSYLLAIDAAVSLMRR; this is translated from the coding sequence ATGACAAAAAAACTACGTATATTAGTCCTTCATGGACCAAATTTAAATCTGCTTGGTAAGCGTGAGCCTAGTATATATGGCACGCTTACACTTGATGAAATTAATGAAAAGATTACTCAGCGGGCCAACAATCTAGGTATTGACGTTGATTGTATTCAGACTAATCATGAAGGTATAATGGTCGATGCAATTCAGCAGGCAGCTGATTGTTATAATTGTTTAATTATCAATGCAGCAGCTTTTACTCACTATAGCATAGCCATTCGAGATGCCATAGCTGCCGTTAATTTACCAACAATCGAAATACATTTGTCAAATATTTATAAACGTGAGGAATTTCGTCATCATTCTGTAATATCTGCCCTTGTAAACGGGACAATCGCTGGATTTGGTGTACATAGTTATCTTTTAGCTATAGATGCAGCAGTAAGCTTGATGAGGCGGTGA
- a CDS encoding TldD/PmbA family protein, whose product MNYVEVANNAVDIAKKVGGYAAEAYILDAKALTIEIANQEVETMKFAEDSGIGIRIFSKEGKVGFAYSTNLNAIEDVARQALNNSYKSFADKSNALPKLTQKIDSMDLLDKKIAAATIEEKIDLAKQVEMAARKTDKRVTRTERCGYQDAEYGVALANSNGTSVYYRSGYCGIYGILLAEKDGDVQTGSGISFSRNFDVLNADFVGQEAAQDATILLGAKSIGTTKAMLVCTPKVATSFFSILIPALCADSVQKGRSLFRDKVGQKVVSSLINLVDDGNLADGIATSPVDGEGVPTQRTHLIVNGTLNGYLHNAYTAAKDNVVSTGNGSRSSFKSLPEVGSTNIFIQAGNTRREKLIQEVDNGFYVTSVMGMHTANPISGDFSIGAAGVWIKNGKFAQAVRGVAIAGNILELFGQIDGIADDLRFYGSKGAPTIRISNITVSGS is encoded by the coding sequence ATGAACTACGTGGAGGTTGCTAATAATGCTGTAGATATCGCCAAAAAGGTTGGTGGTTATGCGGCTGAGGCTTATATTCTTGACGCTAAAGCATTAACTATTGAAATTGCAAACCAAGAAGTAGAGACAATGAAGTTTGCCGAGGACAGTGGAATTGGAATACGTATTTTTTCAAAGGAAGGTAAAGTTGGATTTGCCTATTCAACTAATCTTAATGCTATAGAGGACGTGGCCCGTCAAGCGTTAAACAACAGTTATAAGAGTTTTGCCGATAAAAGTAACGCTTTACCTAAGTTAACACAAAAAATAGATAGTATGGATTTACTTGATAAAAAAATTGCCGCTGCAACAATTGAGGAGAAGATTGATCTTGCCAAGCAAGTTGAAATGGCAGCTCGTAAAACTGATAAACGGGTAACCCGCACCGAGCGTTGCGGGTATCAAGATGCCGAATATGGAGTAGCTTTGGCTAATTCTAACGGGACGTCAGTGTATTATCGTTCTGGTTACTGCGGGATATATGGTATTCTGCTTGCCGAAAAGGATGGCGATGTTCAGACAGGTTCTGGCATTAGCTTCAGTCGCAATTTTGACGTATTGAATGCTGATTTTGTCGGCCAAGAAGCTGCTCAAGATGCTACGATATTACTTGGCGCGAAAAGTATTGGAACTACTAAAGCTATGCTGGTTTGTACTCCCAAAGTTGCGACAAGTTTCTTTTCTATACTTATACCAGCGCTTTGCGCTGACTCAGTACAGAAGGGAAGATCGTTATTTAGGGATAAGGTAGGCCAAAAGGTAGTATCATCCCTAATCAATTTAGTCGATGATGGCAATCTGGCCGACGGGATTGCGACTAGTCCTGTCGATGGAGAAGGCGTTCCGACTCAACGGACACATCTGATTGTCAACGGAACGTTAAATGGCTACCTACACAATGCGTATACTGCAGCAAAGGACAATGTTGTAAGTACCGGTAATGGGAGCCGCAGCTCCTTTAAGAGTTTGCCTGAAGTGGGTTCTACTAATATATTCATACAGGCTGGAAATACGAGGCGCGAAAAACTCATTCAGGAGGTTGACAATGGCTTTTACGTTACTAGTGTTATGGGGATGCATACTGCCAATCCTATATCAGGCGATTTTTCTATCGGAGCAGCCGGTGTTTGGATAAAAAACGGCAAATTTGCTCAGGCCGTACGAGGCGTTGCCATTGCGGGAAACATCCTGGAACTTTTCGGACAGATAGACGGAATCGCTGATGACCTAAGATTCTATGGATCGAAAGGTGCACCCACAATTAGAATAAGTAATATAACGGTCAGCGGAAGTTAG
- a CDS encoding penicillin-binding protein 2 has product MALVISRIFKLIIFFAIIGCLLMSRLFYLQIVNNSKLAIEGLSGRVQEVPVEVARGAIVDRNGIPLTNTAQRFSIVVFPSQLENKVKAAEILTDLINESGESLLHKVEKDERPFKLKTDIDLDTANKINEAKIPGIIAVAERMRYGYGSLASHLTGYINTADNRGVSGIEGLYDELLRGNEPEYAAALVDATQQIIPGLGYKRLRLSDGLGPHNIVLTVDSRIQLIVERVMDKGVGKGAIIVMRPSTGEILAMASRPNFNANRIEDYLNEDSAPLLNRAVAAYQPGSVFKLVVAAAALENEIVKPSDKFFDPGYIEVSNLRFKGWDFERGGRGHITFAEAMAYSSNPIFIEVGLKIGAEKLVSIAEKLGFGHHTKLEFDGEADGNLPDTDSIYPGELANFSIGQGAFEATPLQIVSLVATIANDGIKVDPYVVSKLTRQDGTIVNTYRASRGVRVLSRSTALELRKMMAAVTKYGTGQAAYVQNVGSAGKTGSAETGHIDKNGQGVNHAWFAGYVPLDNPQYAIVVFVEAGMSGGDIAAPIFREIAEGIINSK; this is encoded by the coding sequence ATGGCATTAGTTATTTCAAGGATTTTTAAACTTATTATTTTTTTTGCGATAATAGGCTGTTTGCTAATGAGCAGATTGTTTTATTTGCAAATTGTTAACAACTCAAAACTTGCGATAGAAGGTCTTAGCGGTCGTGTACAAGAGGTGCCGGTTGAAGTAGCACGGGGTGCAATCGTAGATAGAAACGGCATACCCCTGACTAATACCGCTCAACGATTCAGTATTGTGGTTTTTCCGTCTCAGCTTGAAAATAAAGTAAAGGCTGCGGAAATACTGACAGATTTAATCAATGAATCTGGAGAAAGCCTGCTTCATAAAGTTGAAAAAGATGAGCGGCCATTTAAGTTAAAGACTGATATTGATTTGGATACAGCGAATAAAATTAATGAAGCAAAGATTCCTGGAATAATTGCTGTTGCCGAAAGGATGCGTTACGGTTATGGGTCATTGGCATCACATCTTACCGGATATATAAATACTGCAGATAATCGTGGTGTAAGCGGTATTGAGGGTTTATACGATGAATTGTTGCGGGGTAACGAGCCAGAATATGCAGCTGCTTTAGTTGATGCTACACAACAAATCATCCCTGGTTTGGGTTATAAGAGATTACGTTTAAGTGATGGTTTAGGCCCACATAATATTGTCCTAACTGTAGATTCGCGAATTCAGCTAATCGTCGAGCGGGTTATGGACAAGGGAGTCGGAAAGGGGGCAATAATTGTCATGCGTCCATCTACTGGCGAAATTCTAGCTATGGCCTCACGTCCTAACTTTAATGCTAATCGAATTGAGGATTATTTAAATGAGGATTCTGCTCCCTTGTTAAACCGCGCTGTAGCTGCTTATCAACCAGGCTCAGTTTTTAAACTGGTAGTTGCTGCAGCGGCATTGGAAAACGAAATTGTTAAGCCTTCTGACAAGTTTTTTGACCCTGGGTATATTGAGGTTAGCAATCTGAGGTTTAAAGGTTGGGATTTTGAACGGGGCGGTCGAGGTCATATAACTTTTGCGGAGGCCATGGCATATTCAAGCAACCCAATATTTATTGAAGTCGGTCTAAAAATTGGTGCCGAGAAATTAGTGAGTATTGCTGAAAAGTTAGGATTTGGACATCATACAAAATTGGAGTTTGACGGCGAGGCAGATGGTAATTTGCCTGATACGGATAGCATTTATCCCGGCGAGTTAGCTAATTTTTCAATTGGCCAAGGCGCTTTTGAGGCTACACCATTACAAATTGTGTCTCTTGTTGCTACAATTGCTAATGACGGAATAAAGGTAGATCCTTATGTCGTTAGCAAGCTGACCCGGCAGGATGGTACAATTGTCAATACCTACCGCGCATCGCGTGGCGTTCGGGTATTATCGAGAAGCACAGCATTGGAACTTAGGAAGATGATGGCTGCTGTTACTAAATACGGTACGGGTCAGGCCGCCTATGTGCAAAATGTTGGTTCGGCAGGAAAAACGGGATCGGCTGAAACCGGACATATTGATAAAAACGGCCAAGGCGTCAACCATGCTTGGTTTGCTGGATATGTACCTCTCGATAATCCGCAGTATGCGATAGTGGTTTTCGTGGAAGCGGGAATGTCTGGCGGTGACATTGCAGCGCCGATTTTCCGGGAGATTGCTGAGGGTATAATCAATAGCAAGTAG
- a CDS encoding DUF4911 domain-containing protein: MNDIIHVRLDPTSINYVNRIMEGYEYLGVVTTVDRKQGIVAIRVTPDTYNEVKKILANLPIVLEYI, from the coding sequence ATGAACGATATAATTCATGTGCGATTAGATCCGACCTCTATTAATTATGTTAACAGAATTATGGAGGGCTATGAGTACTTGGGTGTTGTGACAACTGTAGACCGTAAGCAAGGAATCGTTGCAATTAGGGTTACTCCTGATACTTATAATGAAGTTAAAAAAATTTTAGCGAACTTACCCATAGTTTTAGAATATATTTAG
- a CDS encoding U32 family peptidase, translated as MKKPELLAPAGNLEKLKMALIYGADAVYVGGESYGLRAFSDNFSNDELKQAVNFAHSLNKKLYVTVNIFPHNEDLENLPQYLKFLGSIAVDAIIIADLGVYRFAKELIPHVPLHISTQANNTNWSSVLCWQELGASRVVMAREISLDDIKVINQKVNIELEAFVHGAMCMSYSGRCLLSNYFTGRDSNRGQCAQPCRWKYHLVEEKRPGQYFPVFEDERGTYFLNSKDLCLLPHLPQLINSGLDSFKIEGRMKSVHYVATVVKVYRQAIDAYFANPSSFIVAPEWLEELNKVSHREYTTGFYFNKTTSDDQIYGSSSYTQTHDFVGLVKAYDESTGMAIVEQRNNMKIGDIIEIAQPSKPCFTQILEKMYDESGQSISAAPHPQQIISIPMDKPVAEFSMLRRRAKL; from the coding sequence TTGAAAAAACCTGAACTATTAGCACCCGCAGGAAATCTTGAAAAACTTAAAATGGCCCTTATTTATGGAGCTGATGCCGTTTATGTGGGTGGAGAGTCCTATGGATTAAGAGCGTTTAGCGATAATTTCAGTAATGATGAACTGAAGCAGGCAGTTAATTTTGCTCATAGTTTGAATAAAAAGCTTTATGTCACAGTTAATATTTTTCCTCATAACGAAGATCTTGAAAATTTGCCGCAGTATTTAAAATTTTTAGGCAGCATAGCGGTTGATGCTATTATTATTGCGGATCTTGGTGTATACCGATTTGCCAAAGAATTAATACCTCATGTGCCTTTGCATATAAGCACTCAAGCAAATAATACCAATTGGTCTTCAGTTCTTTGTTGGCAGGAACTTGGGGCTAGCAGAGTTGTTATGGCTCGGGAAATCTCTCTTGATGATATTAAAGTTATTAATCAAAAAGTAAATATTGAATTAGAAGCATTTGTGCATGGTGCTATGTGTATGTCGTATTCGGGAAGGTGTCTGTTAAGCAATTATTTTACCGGCCGTGATTCAAATCGCGGCCAATGTGCCCAGCCGTGCCGCTGGAAGTATCATTTAGTTGAGGAAAAACGCCCCGGACAGTATTTCCCGGTCTTTGAAGATGAGCGTGGAACATATTTTTTAAATTCAAAAGATTTGTGTTTGTTGCCGCACTTACCGCAACTAATTAATAGCGGACTCGATAGTTTTAAAATTGAGGGCCGCATGAAAAGTGTTCATTATGTGGCAACGGTAGTCAAAGTGTACCGGCAAGCTATAGACGCCTATTTTGCAAATCCTAGCAGTTTTATTGTAGCCCCAGAATGGTTAGAGGAGCTTAATAAAGTATCTCATCGCGAATATACTACGGGATTTTATTTTAATAAAACTACCAGTGATGATCAAATATACGGCTCATCTTCTTACACTCAAACACATGATTTTGTTGGCTTAGTTAAAGCTTACGATGAGAGTACGGGTATGGCTATAGTTGAACAGCGAAATAATATGAAAATTGGTGATATTATTGAGATTGCTCAGCCTAGTAAGCCTTGCTTTACGCAGATTCTTGAAAAGATGTATGATGAGAGCGGCCAATCTATTAGCGCAGCGCCGCATCCCCAGCAAATTATTTCAATACCGATGGACAAGCCAGTTGCGGAGTTCTCCATGCTGCGCAGAAGGGCTAAATTATGA
- a CDS encoding O-methyltransferase codes for MDMLLKNMENYARENKVPIINSQGADLLVETVKTYRPSSVLEIGTAIGYSTLLIARNSPSAKIISIEIDPDRVAQADTFIRQAGLSDQVDIVVGDANQVISTLNTKFDMVFIDAAKGQYLNYLVKVMEKLNDNAVIFTDNVLFRGMVEGDIETPRRYRTIVKRLREFLEFIHQDSRFSTSLYRSGDGIAISIYQGAKVFEKT; via the coding sequence TTGGACATGCTGTTAAAGAATATGGAAAATTATGCCCGTGAAAACAAAGTGCCGATTATTAATAGCCAAGGCGCAGATTTACTTGTCGAAACCGTAAAGACTTATCGACCGTCGTCAGTTCTCGAGATAGGTACTGCGATTGGCTATTCCACGCTACTAATTGCTCGCAATTCACCCAGTGCTAAAATAATATCAATTGAAATCGATCCAGATAGAGTTGCCCAAGCTGATACGTTTATTAGGCAAGCCGGCCTTTCTGACCAGGTAGACATTGTAGTAGGTGATGCCAATCAAGTTATTTCGACGCTGAATACCAAATTTGATATGGTATTTATTGATGCTGCTAAAGGTCAGTATCTTAACTACCTAGTAAAAGTAATGGAAAAACTAAATGATAATGCTGTGATTTTTACCGATAATGTCTTGTTTCGTGGAATGGTCGAAGGAGATATTGAAACGCCGAGGCGGTACCGAACAATTGTTAAAAGACTGAGAGAGTTTTTAGAATTTATTCATCAAGATTCGCGATTTTCAACATCGCTTTATCGCAGTGGTGACGGTATTGCTATTTCTATTTACCAAGGAGCGAAAGTCTTTGAAAAAACCTGA